ATCGGCCGCGACTGTCACGATCGACGGCGTCACCGAGCCGATCACAGTGTCGAGCCGCGACGGCAACTCGCTGGCGTGGGCGCTGGTCGGCAGCCGCTCGTACGAGGTGGTACTCGATCGGCAGCTACACTGGGTTCGCACCGCGCGCGCGATCCACCGGCTCGAGCTACACGATCTCGAGACGCCCAGCGCCCGCCCGGTCAGCGGCGACGGCCGGGTTAAGGCGCCCATCCCCGGCACGATCACGCGCCTGCTGATCGAGCCGGGTGCAACCGTCGAGGCCGGCCAGCCGCTGCTCGTGCTCGAGGCTATGAAGATGGAGAACCAGATCAACGCCCCGCGCGCCGGTGTGGTCGATCGGCTCGCGGTGGCTGTCGGCCAGCGCGTTGCACTCAATACAGTGCTGGTCGAGATCGTCTAGCCAGGAGTCGGTCGGCGCGCCGCACGCAATCGGATCACAGCCAGACGGCGCCTCTCATTCATATGTGTGTGCCCTTAGCCTATACTAGTGGCACACCACTCTGATTCTGATGGGTGGGGGTTCGGATGGACTTTGCCCCTCCGAGCCTGCCCATCAAAACCACTGTGGTGGGCCACTAGGGCTACACACATGAAAGGGGGCATGTTATGGCCGGCAAGCTGTGGAGATGGTTGGGGTGGGGAATCGCGCTCATGCGCCATAGTGCCGAAATGCACCCTGGTGTTATCACCTTTGGCCCGGCCGCGCCGCCGGCCGAGCTGCCCAGGCGGCCGGCGCAGGGCCACGAGCACGCGCACAGCCCGGCACCGCGCGGCGCCGCCCCGCGCCAGGGTAGCCCGGCGTCACAGCAGCGCCACTACCTGTAGAGCCGCCCTACAGGTAGTGGCGCTGCTTCGCTGCGGCCAGCAGATCCTCGCGGAAGTCGGGGTGCGCAATATTGATCAGCGCGCGCGCGCGCCGGGCCAGCGTGCAGCCGTGCAGCTGGGCTACGCCATACTCGGTGATGACATAATGCACATCGTAGCGGCTGGTCACCACCCCGGCACCCTCGTCGAGCGCCGGCACGATCCGCGAGAGCTTGCCCGCCAGCGCGGTGGCCGGCAGCGCAATGATCGGCACACCTTCCTCCGAGCGCGCCGCACCGCGAATGAAATCGACCTGGCCACCCGCGCCGCTGTAGAACCGCGGCCCAATGCTGTCGGCACACACCTGCCCGGTCAAATCGACCTGCAGGGCCGAGTTGATCGCGACCATGCGCTTGTGCTGCGCGATCACGAATGGATCATTGACATAATCGGTTGGGTGCAGCTCGACCATCGCGTTATTATGAGCCCAGTCGAACAGCCGCCGCGAGCCGAGCAGGAAGCCGGCCACCAGCTTACCGCGATGCAGCGTCTTGGCCTCGCCGTCGATCACGCCGGCCTCGACCAGGTCGACGATCCCGTCGGAGAATAGCTCGGAGTGGATGCCGAGGTGGCGCTTGTGCGAGAGGTAGCGCAGCACCGCGTCGGGGATGGCGCCGATCCCGAGCTGTAGCGTCGCACCATCGGGGATGAGATCGGCAATATGCTGGCCGATCCGCTCGGCGATCGGGTTCGACTCGCCCTGGGGTAGCTCGGAGAGCGGCCGGTTCGTCTCGACACAGGTGGTGATGCGCGAGATGTGGATGAAGCTATCGCCGAGCGTGCGCGGCATCTGGGCATTGACCTCGGCAATCACCGTGCGCGCCAGCTGGGCCGCCGGCAGCGTGCAGCCAACCTCGACACCAAACGAGCAGAAGCCGTGCTGGTCGGGCGGCGACACCTGGATCAGTGCCACGTCGATCGGCAGGCGGCCCGAGCGAAACATGCGCGGGATCTCCGACAGAAAGATCGGCGTGAAGTCGGCACGGCCCTCTTGAACTGCGTGGCGCACATTCGA
The sequence above is drawn from the Candidatus Kouleothrix ribensis genome and encodes:
- a CDS encoding biotin/lipoyl-binding protein gives rise to the protein MSMIQVTIDGHSYAVDVQIDPRGESAATVTIDGVTEPITVSSRDGNSLAWALVGSRSYEVVLDRQLHWVRTARAIHRLELHDLETPSARPVSGDGRVKAPIPGTITRLLIEPGATVEAGQPLLVLEAMKMENQINAPRAGVVDRLAVAVGQRVALNTVLVEIV
- a CDS encoding acetyl-CoA hydrolase/transferase family protein produces the protein MSNVTAMQPRLMAPADALALVHSGQRVYIGGGCGVPTTLLNALVERAPTLRDVEVLHMLTAGDDPTTSADLSGSFRHNALFIGSNVRHAVQEGRADFTPIFLSEIPRMFRSGRLPIDVALIQVSPPDQHGFCSFGVEVGCTLPAAQLARTVIAEVNAQMPRTLGDSFIHISRITTCVETNRPLSELPQGESNPIAERIGQHIADLIPDGATLQLGIGAIPDAVLRYLSHKRHLGIHSELFSDGIVDLVEAGVIDGEAKTLHRGKLVAGFLLGSRRLFDWAHNNAMVELHPTDYVNDPFVIAQHKRMVAINSALQVDLTGQVCADSIGPRFYSGAGGQVDFIRGAARSEEGVPIIALPATALAGKLSRIVPALDEGAGVVTSRYDVHYVITEYGVAQLHGCTLARRARALINIAHPDFREDLLAAAKQRHYL